The segment GATCAACAAGGAACCACATAACTGAGACGCTGCTCTCTATTACGGCTTACAAATGGATACTTTTCAGAAAAGAGACTTTATGTTGAAACCATCGCGATATCTGAGGTTGATTCGCaggaacttgagactgactcgacTCTCCAGGTGTTAACTACAGTTCTGACTGAGCCCGTCTGAGCACGAAACATATTTGAAATGAAAAGCTTGCAGTGAAGCAATTTTTCCCTCGTACATCAGACTGCCAGTGAATGGTCTATACAAATTAGCACAGAGACGAATTTAGTGGCCAGTGAATGGTCTTTACAATTCAGAGCAGAGACGAATTTAGTGAGCTTTGAAAAATGTACAATAGGGCATTTTACCAACGAAGAATATTTTGACCATTTCAGCTTGCTCGTACAAAACTAGATACAGTAAGATGTCTGAGGTCGTAACttgaaaaagtaaaatactactttccattaaaaaaaataacatttctgtaCAAAGAGTTTCCTTGCTAGGGTTGTGAATGTACTACCTGAATAAAGGCAGCGTCTCCATGTTTTTAAATGTTGCCCTACCATTAAGATATGTTTAACATTGAGTAAATATAAGAATGGTAAGTGCCTAGTACTGAAACTACTTTAGAATAAAATCTAGGACGAAAAAGTTCTCTTTCTGCTTCATGCAGTCTAGAGCAGAAAGCTGCACAAATGAgtaaagaaaaactaaacaatTAACGTACAGTGTGCACAAGAAACGTCGCTCAACACCCCAGCTCTTCTGTCTTACCGATGTAACAAAGCTCACACATCACAGTACTTTTTTCTTAACATAAAGCAATCACAGTAACTCCTATAGCAGGTTTTATCGTCGCCCGAACAGTGATTCACACTAATATGCATCTGATAAGGTCAAACTCAGGTGATGAATCGTATTCTACTATGGAACCAGTAACTTTTACgttcttttacaattttttaaataaaaaaacatattggccacagacttgtaaaaaaaattcatactgtTTATGGgttgataattcgtttttcattttgcacttttcaaataaatattgtCTACCAAAAGACTAATATACAAactaacttattttctttctcaacGAATAGAATCTGAAACTTTTCCAAAACACCTCCATCACTGTTGCACGTCAGATAATTCGTGTATTTGTTGATCTGCATCTGATACAAAAATAAGAACTTAAGAAGCCCACCAGGAATCTTAGAACTGCATTTAGAGTCGGAAACTtaatttttctacttttaatttgACAGAAAATGACCTGAGTTTTCCTTTACATGCTAAAGTACGCCACCTTCACTTTTCAGAGTCCATTAGGCACTTAAATAACTTAGGCTCACAGAGCCTCGGTGCCTTCGGAGAGTTTTTCAGCCTCTAAATTGAATCGTTTCAAGTCTCATTCATCCATTTCGTCGCTGTCGACCCCCTCAGGTTCAGCAGAATTCTCACTCTCGTCACTATTATCTTTGGCCGAATTGCTGGCCCTTTTGGTGCTCTGCGGCCCCCCAGCAGGAGAGCCGGTATCGTAATTGGCGTAATCGTAATAATCGTAATCACTATAGAAGTAATCGTAATCACGGATCGGATTGGGCAGCCTGAAAGGCGAAGGCGTCGTTCGGGCAAGAGTCGCTGGTCTGTAGAAGTTCTCCAGATTCGGTGCCCCAACCACTCGAATCGGTTTGGGCACTGGTCCGTTGGAATTGAGGCTCTTGCTGTTAGATCTGAAAGGCACCAGATTGAGCAGGTGTATCCCAAGTGGGGCGAGGTTCCTGGAGGGCTGAGTGAGACGGTCAGCAGTGGGAGGTCTGCCAGAAGTGTGAAGACCCATGATCACCCGAGTTGAGGGATTCTGGACGCTGACTGGTTGAGGCACAATCTGTGGTGGTCCTACTCTGGGTTTAGGCTCAGTTGGGACTCTCAGGCGGTCGATCAAGACAAAGTCTGAGTTTTTTTCTGGAATAGGTAGAACTTCCATAGATAACGCCATTTGTTGTATTTCCCTCTGCATGTCACTAGGTGTCAGCAACGTACGTTTATTTTCGCTTGATATTGAGAAAGTTGCAATAGCTTTTCCTAGCATTCTCTGAGCAAGAACATTTTCTCCTCCTGTGCTGGACATTGATTTTGACAAACCTTCTTTGGTATCAGAGTTCTCTTCTTGACTTCCTTTGTTTTGAGATGAGGCATCATTCCTTTGCCCATGTGCACTTTGTCCAAATACCTCTTGAGAACCCTCTGTTCTTGAGAGTTGTGTAGAGTCTATGGCTACAGCAGCCTCTAGTATTGTTGCTGGACTAACAGTTGTAGCTCTTGCTTCTGCCTTCAGGGCAGCTTCGACCTGTGATATTTCAGGAAAACCAAGAACAGAAAAATGATTGCCAGTGTGACTATCTGAAGTTCTGCGAGGGCCTCCAAGAACAGGGGTTCCGATAGGTATTGGCTCCTTTTCAGGTAAGACCGACGGGAGACTCTTAGCTACTGGATCTTCACCTGATGAGGAAAGCCCAGGACGCCCGCCTATCACAGGAGTGCCGATTTCAAGGAAAGATGGCTGTTGACGGTCGGAAGGTACGAGGTCACCGAATGCTCTGAATCCACCAGTATCTGCTATGTACCACACGTGATGCTGTTGTCCTCGGCTGTCCACCCAGCTGTAATAAGAGTAGAAAAGGTTAGCTTTCTTCTGCTTCAACAGCCTTTGATTATTCGCCTTAAAATAATTCAAGCTGGGAAGCACTGATGAATGTTACAGAAAATTTAAACAATATAACAACGGTAAGTAATTACATCTCTTCCATAACAACTGGTACATGAGTGGCCAAAGAAATGGGAGACTTCAGGACCTCTAAAGGTCAGTCATGACAGTACAACGCTAAACACAGTTGTACCTCGGTTTCTCTATCTTGAACATACCACGCTCAACTGATACCCTCatatgctagaaaaaaaaaaaaaaaaaaaaaaagaggctag is part of the Macrobrachium nipponense isolate FS-2020 chromosome 15, ASM1510439v2, whole genome shotgun sequence genome and harbors:
- the LOC135227046 gene encoding uncharacterized protein LOC135227046 — protein: MWAPMVTVLLGVLDSALAGQILSYEEAQHSRSEAGVPGTNVTGKWSWVDSRGQQHHVWYIADTGGFRAFGDLVPSDRQQPSFLEIGTPVIGGRPGLSSSGEDPVAKSLPSVLPEKEPIPIGTPVLGGPRRTSDSHTGNHFSVLGFPEISQVEAALKAEARATTVSPATILEAAVAIDSTQLSRTEGSQEVFGQSAHGQRNDASSQNKGSQEENSDTKEGLSKSMSSTGGENVLAQRMLGKAIATFSISSENKRTLLTPSDMQREIQQMALSMEVLPIPEKNSDFVLIDRLRVPTEPKPRVGPPQIVPQPVSVQNPSTRVIMGLHTSGRPPTADRLTQPSRNLAPLGIHLLNLVPFRSNSKSLNSNGPVPKPIRVVGAPNLENFYRPATLARTTPSPFRLPNPIRDYDYFYSDYDYYDYANYDTGSPAGGPQSTKRASNSAKDNSDESENSAEPEGVDSDEMDE